Proteins from a genomic interval of Salinarchaeum sp. Harcht-Bsk1:
- a CDS encoding DUF447 domain-containing protein — protein MSHARSYGVTPDGERVEGWPARLAGVTETVIATKGPNDHWNQAALGISPTGGNDEEIPAGATTAATARSYGRTRTRRNLDAGRDAYVQFTTDPVDFVEAALTTFETDEPILERSAAWTRIECEERKRTVDRGTEIVTWTLEPVESGVRTRSVPTANRARAAVIEATVPASRLDVDGYDEADLLARLESLASVVDATGDARTLAAFDSIDEYVGWRDRIRE, from the coding sequence CCCGACGGCGAGCGCGTCGAGGGCTGGCCGGCACGCCTCGCTGGCGTCACGGAAACCGTAATCGCGACGAAGGGCCCCAACGACCACTGGAACCAGGCGGCCCTCGGTATCTCGCCCACGGGCGGGAACGACGAGGAGATTCCAGCAGGTGCCACGACGGCGGCCACCGCACGGAGCTACGGGCGCACCCGGACCCGCAGGAACCTCGACGCCGGTCGGGACGCCTACGTGCAGTTTACGACCGATCCGGTGGACTTCGTCGAAGCGGCGTTGACGACCTTCGAGACCGACGAGCCGATCCTCGAACGGTCCGCCGCCTGGACGCGAATCGAGTGCGAGGAACGGAAGCGAACCGTCGATCGGGGAACAGAGATCGTGACGTGGACGCTGGAACCAGTCGAATCGGGCGTCCGTACGCGATCGGTGCCGACAGCGAACCGCGCTCGCGCAGCCGTAATCGAAGCGACGGTACCTGCCTCCAGACTGGACGTGGACGGCTACGACGAGGCGGATCTCCTGGCGCGACTCGAGTCCCTCGCGTCCGTCGTCGACGCCACTGGCGACGCACGGACGCTCGCTGCTTTCGACAGCATCGACGAGTACGTCGGCTGGCGCGATCGAATCAGAGAATAA
- a CDS encoding aspartate ammonia-lyase encodes MTEEYRTERDSLGEMQVPADAYWGAQTQRAVENFPISDRRFGRRFVRALGVVKKAAARANLDLGTIPQEKGEAIVAAADEVIAGELDDQFPVDVFQTGSGTSTNMNANEVIANRATEIVGGEIGSREVHPNDHVNFGQSSNDVIPTAMHVAALEAVEKDLRPGLVTLRDVLAEKEQAFDGVVKTGRTHLQDATPVRLGQEFGGYRTQVEKGLRRIDHVGDHLAELALGGTAVGTGLNTHEEFPQRAAEYIAEETELPFREADDHFEAQAAHDAMAEAHGALRTIAGSLNKMANDLRLLASGPRNGLGEVEQPENQPGSSIMPGKINPVVAESVNQVHKQVVGNDAAVSAGAARGELDLNLYKPVLASNFLESTQLLANASENFAAKFVAKLEANEAHCEAQVAQSMALATALNPHIGYDKASKAAKQALAEDKTVREVVIDEGYLSEEEADEVLDPESMTYTGILGED; translated from the coding sequence ATGACAGAGGAGTACCGCACGGAGCGGGACAGCCTCGGCGAGATGCAGGTGCCGGCCGACGCGTACTGGGGCGCACAGACCCAGCGCGCGGTCGAGAACTTCCCGATCTCTGACCGGCGGTTCGGCCGACGGTTCGTCCGGGCGCTCGGCGTCGTGAAGAAGGCCGCCGCACGGGCGAACCTCGACCTTGGCACGATCCCCCAGGAGAAGGGCGAGGCGATCGTCGCCGCTGCCGACGAGGTCATCGCCGGCGAACTCGACGACCAGTTCCCCGTCGACGTCTTCCAGACCGGCTCCGGGACGTCGACGAACATGAACGCTAACGAGGTCATCGCCAATCGCGCGACGGAGATCGTCGGTGGCGAGATCGGCTCTCGGGAGGTGCACCCGAACGACCACGTCAACTTCGGCCAGTCCAGCAACGACGTCATTCCGACGGCGATGCACGTCGCCGCACTCGAGGCAGTCGAGAAGGACCTCCGACCCGGTCTCGTCACGCTCCGGGACGTGCTCGCTGAGAAGGAGCAGGCCTTCGACGGCGTCGTCAAGACCGGCCGGACCCACCTCCAGGACGCGACGCCGGTTCGTCTCGGCCAGGAGTTCGGCGGCTACCGGACCCAGGTCGAGAAAGGGCTCCGACGCATCGACCACGTCGGGGACCATCTCGCGGAACTCGCACTCGGCGGCACTGCCGTCGGGACCGGCCTGAACACCCACGAGGAGTTCCCGCAGCGAGCCGCCGAGTACATCGCCGAGGAGACGGAACTCCCCTTCCGGGAGGCCGACGATCACTTCGAGGCCCAGGCGGCCCACGACGCGATGGCCGAAGCCCACGGCGCGCTCCGGACGATCGCTGGCTCGCTGAACAAGATGGCCAACGACCTCCGGCTGCTGGCCTCCGGACCGCGGAACGGACTCGGCGAGGTCGAACAGCCCGAGAACCAGCCCGGCTCCTCGATCATGCCCGGGAAGATCAACCCCGTCGTCGCGGAGTCGGTCAACCAGGTCCACAAGCAGGTCGTCGGCAACGACGCCGCGGTCTCGGCGGGTGCCGCCCGTGGCGAACTCGACCTCAACCTCTACAAGCCAGTGCTCGCGTCGAACTTCCTCGAATCGACGCAGCTACTGGCGAACGCGAGCGAGAACTTCGCCGCGAAGTTCGTCGCGAAACTCGAAGCGAACGAGGCGCACTGCGAGGCACAGGTCGCGCAGTCGATGGCGCTCGCGACGGCGCTCAATCCCCACATCGGGTACGACAAGGCGAGCAAGGCCGCCAAGCAGGCGCTCGCGGAGGACAAGACGGTCCGCGAAGTCGTGATCGACGAGGGCTACCTCAGCGAGGAGGAGGCCGACGAGGTGCTCGATCCCGAGTCGATGACGTACACCGGCATTCTCGGCGAGGACTGA
- the fen gene encoding flap endonuclease-1 encodes MGNAALRELAAIEDVPIDSLAGEVVAIDAHNWLYRYLTTVVRFTRDDAYTTPNGEEVANLIGICQGVPRFLENDVTPVFVFDGAVTDLKADEVEQRREARAVREEQLERAREEGDAMEVARLESQTQRLTDTIQSTSRELLERLDLPVVEAPAEGEAQCAHMAADGTVDAAGTEDYDALLFGSPVTYRDLTSSGDVERMELQATLDRHGITYEQLVDAGILCGTDFNDGVHGVGPKTAIDAIQEHGDLFGVLDARGEELPHADRIRNLFFDPPVTDDYDIDLTVTPDLDAAREFVVDGWGVASDEVDRGFERIRDATQQTGLDRWS; translated from the coding sequence ATGGGGAACGCAGCCCTGCGAGAGCTAGCCGCGATCGAGGACGTCCCGATCGACTCGCTCGCCGGCGAGGTCGTTGCGATCGACGCGCACAACTGGCTGTACCGGTACCTGACGACGGTCGTTCGGTTCACGCGCGACGACGCCTACACCACGCCGAACGGCGAGGAGGTCGCAAATCTCATCGGTATCTGCCAGGGCGTCCCACGATTTCTCGAGAACGACGTCACGCCGGTGTTCGTCTTCGACGGCGCAGTGACCGACCTGAAGGCCGACGAGGTCGAGCAACGACGCGAAGCGCGTGCGGTCCGCGAGGAACAACTCGAACGGGCTCGCGAGGAGGGCGACGCTATGGAGGTCGCCCGCCTCGAATCCCAGACCCAGCGCCTGACGGACACGATCCAGTCGACCTCTCGCGAACTCCTCGAACGACTCGACCTCCCCGTCGTCGAGGCACCGGCCGAGGGTGAGGCCCAGTGTGCTCACATGGCTGCGGACGGCACCGTCGATGCCGCCGGAACGGAGGACTACGACGCACTCCTCTTCGGTTCGCCGGTCACCTATCGCGACCTGACGAGCAGTGGGGACGTCGAACGGATGGAACTGCAGGCGACGCTCGATCGACACGGCATCACCTACGAACAGCTCGTCGACGCCGGGATCCTCTGTGGAACGGACTTCAACGACGGCGTCCACGGCGTCGGCCCGAAGACCGCGATCGACGCGATCCAGGAGCACGGCGACCTCTTCGGGGTTCTGGATGCCCGGGGCGAGGAGCTTCCACACGCCGACAGGATCCGGAATCTGTTCTTTGATCCGCCCGTCACAGACGACTACGATATCGACCTGACAGTGACGCCGGATCTCGACGCCGCGCGCGAGTTCGTCGTCGACGGCTGGGGCGTCGCTTCGGACGAGGTCGACCGTGGCTTCGAGCGGATTCGCGACGCGACGCAGCAGACGGGCCTCGACCGCTGGAGCTAG
- a CDS encoding N-acetyltransferase — MQFRLLGWPEDSPRLDLDHERFAYAGNYVTGRTGIAAALAADADPTAAPIESQRDDEPWSPSEDAVLAVASFDEDRAADGALRIRYVSVRTDHRDGGIGPRLLAFVVDRALERGYDRVRIGVNNPIAYQAGYRAGFAFTGEESGMGELVLEAPAPDPSTEQYRDGFDRFADRDLPVEQQSVVERHRDGQPPDVIDPETPER, encoded by the coding sequence GTGCAGTTCCGCTTGCTCGGGTGGCCCGAGGACTCGCCCCGCCTCGACCTCGACCACGAGCGATTCGCGTACGCCGGCAACTACGTGACTGGTCGGACCGGGATCGCCGCCGCGCTGGCAGCAGACGCCGACCCGACGGCGGCCCCGATCGAGTCACAGCGCGACGACGAACCCTGGTCGCCGTCCGAAGATGCCGTCCTGGCAGTCGCGTCGTTCGACGAGGACCGGGCTGCCGATGGAGCGCTGCGGATCCGCTACGTCTCCGTACGAACCGACCACCGCGACGGGGGGATCGGCCCGAGACTGCTGGCGTTCGTCGTCGATCGAGCACTCGAACGCGGCTACGATCGCGTCCGGATCGGCGTCAACAATCCGATCGCCTACCAGGCGGGCTACCGCGCCGGATTCGCGTTCACTGGCGAGGAGAGCGGGATGGGCGAACTGGTGCTCGAAGCGCCGGCTCCCGATCCGTCGACCGAGCAGTACCGCGACGGATTCGACCGCTTCGCCGATCGTGACCTCCCGGTCGAGCAGCAGTCCGTCGTCGAGCGGCACCGAGACGGACAGCCTCCGGACGTGATCGATCCTGAGACACCGGAGCGATAG
- a CDS encoding protein-glutamate O-methyltransferase CheR, translating into MSGADSEPEFQALATFVEDEMSFATSHYNDSYLKRRFTSRIRRTDTEDFGDYHDLLASSEEEQQALLDALSINVTGFFRNPDVWEGIREHLRELFEERSIVRAWSAACADGREPYSLSLLAHDDPRCDPERLRIRATDINEESLDHAREGRYENTRTVDVGEQLQFLSNYHSYVEQSGDQFRMRQATKAPISFEKHDLINDPSKSEFDVVMCRNLFIYIDNEYKQPVLSTIADSMRSGGYLVIGKAETIPPALQSAFSVVDSKLRIYERV; encoded by the coding sequence GTGAGCGGAGCCGACAGCGAACCCGAGTTCCAGGCGCTCGCGACCTTCGTCGAGGACGAGATGTCCTTCGCGACCAGTCACTACAACGACAGTTACCTCAAACGTCGCTTCACGTCGCGCATCCGCCGGACCGACACGGAGGACTTCGGCGACTACCACGACCTTCTGGCCAGTAGCGAGGAGGAACAGCAGGCGCTACTCGACGCCCTGTCGATCAACGTCACTGGCTTCTTCCGCAACCCCGACGTCTGGGAGGGGATCCGGGAGCATCTGCGGGAGCTATTCGAGGAGCGGTCGATCGTTCGCGCCTGGAGCGCAGCGTGTGCGGACGGTCGAGAGCCCTACTCGCTGTCGCTCCTCGCCCACGACGACCCTCGATGTGATCCGGAACGGCTCCGTATCCGCGCGACGGACATCAACGAGGAATCGCTCGACCACGCCCGCGAGGGTCGCTACGAGAACACCAGGACCGTCGACGTCGGGGAACAACTCCAGTTCCTCTCGAACTATCACAGCTACGTCGAACAGTCAGGGGACCAGTTTCGGATGCGTCAGGCGACCAAGGCGCCGATCAGCTTCGAGAAACACGACCTGATCAACGATCCCTCGAAGTCAGAGTTCGACGTCGTGATGTGTCGAAACCTCTTCATCTACATCGACAACGAGTACAAACAGCCGGTGCTCTCGACGATCGCCGACTCGATGCGCTCTGGCGGGTACCTCGTCATCGGGAAGGCCGAGACGATCCCGCCTGCCCTCCAGTCCGCGTTCTCCGTCGTCGACAGCAAACTCCGCATCTACGAACGGGTCTGA
- a CDS encoding chemotaxis protein CheD has translation MKTYGSEPGAPTPQQVQVGISEFVVTDADTTLKSYGLGSCLGVALYDPEAQVGGLAHVMLPSGDEAGDATNPGKFADTAIRAMLRRMVEEGATYTDVEAKIAGGSDMFEFKSFGEGVGNRNVEAARAELEKLGVPLVAEDVGGEKGRTVEFNATTGVLRITVADGEVDGEGVTEL, from the coding sequence ATGAAGACGTACGGAAGTGAACCCGGTGCGCCGACGCCACAGCAGGTACAGGTCGGTATCTCGGAGTTCGTCGTCACAGACGCCGACACGACCCTGAAGTCCTACGGGCTCGGCTCCTGTCTCGGGGTCGCGCTCTACGATCCGGAGGCGCAGGTCGGCGGGCTCGCACACGTCATGCTCCCCAGCGGCGACGAGGCTGGCGACGCCACGAACCCCGGAAAGTTCGCCGACACGGCGATCCGGGCGATGCTCCGGCGGATGGTCGAGGAGGGTGCGACGTACACCGACGTCGAGGCAAAGATTGCGGGCGGGAGCGACATGTTCGAGTTCAAGAGCTTCGGAGAAGGCGTCGGTAACCGGAACGTCGAGGCTGCCAGGGCCGAACTCGAGAAACTCGGCGTCCCGCTCGTCGCGGAGGACGTCGGCGGCGAGAAGGGCCGGACCGTCGAGTTCAACGCCACGACGGGCGTGCTCCGGATCACTGTCGCCGACGGCGAGGTCGACGGTGAAGGAGTGACCGAGCTGTGA
- a CDS encoding chemotaxis protein CheC, whose protein sequence is MRLDTTALGTFHQMAREGAGIAAGRLTGIAEVEARVGITKLNFVRGEEIHKELAAGGEKVGVRVELSGAIEGHSMVVFDADSARRVLQTLLGDQFDDAAPEPEDGTTVGEAWAQDGVDADPAEFDELAESAMEEVGQIINSGFVDGWADVLETAIDMTTPEFVQGSDPEPFLEGLEAAPGEDDMAIMFRSQIEAVGEEIGFTHYLFPDHDDFAALLDRLRESDGIEYDKLVGFDRMAQRGAEEVADNISTMTGFDTEIELRRLNFVPMSAIPQELGNRRLVAVAFEFDGTPSGYLVFCFEEDSAETVVDGMLPTAPDDAFGEMGQSAIKELSNIMASGFLDGWANVLDTNIDHTPPEYSHDLGAAVMDPIVLQFGDSQDFAFVFDTHVQAADREFDVEIYAIPDEDDLERALSQLDVDRIDDEPIEAEFPIDEA, encoded by the coding sequence ATGAGGCTCGACACTACGGCACTGGGAACGTTCCACCAGATGGCCCGCGAGGGTGCCGGGATCGCCGCCGGGCGGCTCACCGGTATCGCCGAAGTCGAGGCCCGCGTCGGGATTACGAAGCTCAACTTCGTCCGCGGCGAGGAGATCCACAAGGAACTCGCGGCGGGCGGCGAGAAAGTCGGCGTCCGCGTCGAACTCTCCGGCGCGATCGAGGGCCACTCGATGGTCGTCTTCGACGCCGACAGCGCACGCCGCGTCCTCCAGACGCTCCTGGGCGACCAGTTCGACGACGCGGCTCCCGAGCCGGAGGACGGCACTACCGTCGGCGAGGCCTGGGCTCAGGACGGCGTCGACGCCGATCCGGCCGAATTCGACGAACTCGCCGAGTCCGCGATGGAGGAGGTCGGCCAGATCATCAACAGTGGGTTCGTCGACGGGTGGGCGGACGTCCTCGAGACCGCCATCGACATGACGACCCCCGAGTTCGTCCAGGGCTCGGATCCCGAACCGTTCCTCGAGGGCCTCGAGGCGGCACCCGGGGAGGACGACATGGCGATCATGTTCCGGAGCCAGATCGAGGCCGTCGGCGAGGAGATCGGGTTCACGCACTACCTCTTTCCCGATCACGACGACTTCGCCGCGCTGCTGGATCGCCTCCGCGAGAGCGACGGGATCGAGTACGACAAACTGGTCGGCTTCGACCGCATGGCACAGCGCGGTGCCGAGGAAGTCGCCGACAACATCTCGACGATGACCGGCTTCGACACGGAGATCGAGCTTCGACGGCTCAACTTCGTGCCGATGTCCGCCATCCCACAGGAACTCGGCAACCGTCGGCTCGTCGCCGTCGCCTTCGAGTTCGACGGCACGCCGAGTGGCTACCTCGTCTTCTGCTTCGAGGAGGACTCCGCGGAGACGGTCGTGGACGGCATGCTGCCGACGGCGCCCGACGACGCGTTCGGCGAGATGGGGCAGAGCGCGATCAAGGAGCTCTCGAACATCATGGCGAGTGGGTTCCTCGACGGCTGGGCGAACGTGCTCGACACCAACATCGATCACACGCCTCCCGAGTACTCCCACGACCTCGGCGCGGCCGTCATGGACCCGATCGTGCTCCAGTTCGGCGATTCACAAGACTTCGCGTTCGTCTTCGACACCCACGTCCAGGCGGCCGACCGGGAGTTCGACGTCGAGATCTACGCGATTCCCGACGAGGACGACCTCGAGCGGGCACTCAGCCAGCTCGACGTCGATCGCATCGACGACGAACCGATCGAAGCCGAGTTCCCGATCGACGAGGCCTAA
- a CDS encoding chemotaxis protein CheC, whose translation MTLMVDIRKLSFINEMAKVGTNGVADNMSTLTGEDAQMEVTTTNFVEIEDIKAQLDDGKRVGVRTRLMEPPHGHVLILFPESSAKKITALMLSDMVDDMSSVSGEMARSAVEELGNMMASGFIDGWADVLGTTIDVATPQLVYAPAGEIVERTAGLGGDDLALFFDSDLSVPSYEIKAEIYAFPDLEEFVEMVNNLETATA comes from the coding sequence ATGACGCTAATGGTCGACATCCGGAAGTTGAGCTTCATCAACGAGATGGCAAAAGTCGGGACGAACGGCGTGGCCGACAACATGTCCACCCTGACGGGGGAGGACGCACAGATGGAGGTCACGACGACGAACTTCGTCGAGATCGAGGACATCAAGGCCCAGCTCGACGATGGCAAGCGCGTCGGCGTTCGGACGCGGCTGATGGAACCCCCACATGGCCACGTCCTCATCCTGTTCCCCGAGTCGAGCGCGAAGAAGATCACCGCGCTCATGCTCTCGGACATGGTCGACGACATGTCTTCCGTCTCCGGCGAGATGGCTCGCTCGGCCGTCGAGGAGCTGGGTAACATGATGGCGAGTGGCTTCATCGACGGCTGGGCGGACGTGCTCGGCACGACCATCGACGTGGCCACGCCCCAGCTCGTCTACGCCCCTGCCGGTGAGATCGTCGAACGAACTGCCGGGCTCGGCGGCGACGACCTCGCCCTCTTCTTCGACTCGGATCTCAGCGTCCCCAGCTACGAGATCAAGGCGGAGATCTACGCCTTCCCCGACCTCGAGGAGTTCGTCGAGATGGTCAACAATCTCGAGACCGCCACAGCATGA